One part of the Tunicatimonas pelagia genome encodes these proteins:
- a CDS encoding response regulator, producing the protein MKTKSVLLVEDNPGDARLVREALKDSPDPLKLVVASDGQEALDMLKTLRPDIILLDLNLPKVDGRDVLKSIKSTPHLRRIPVVILSTSEAELDINNAYDAHANSYITKPLDFNQFTNIIHDIQHYWLGSCVVGPTPLN; encoded by the coding sequence GTGAAAACGAAATCAGTCTTGCTGGTGGAGGATAACCCCGGCGATGCTCGATTAGTGCGCGAGGCTCTCAAGGATAGCCCAGATCCCTTGAAGCTTGTTGTAGCCAGCGATGGGCAGGAGGCTCTTGATATGTTAAAAACACTACGGCCTGATATTATCCTTCTAGATTTAAATCTACCCAAAGTAGACGGACGCGATGTACTAAAGTCTATCAAAAGTACACCCCACTTAAGAAGAATTCCGGTGGTGATCTTGTCTACTTCAGAAGCTGAGCTTGATATTAACAATGCTTACGATGCTCATGCTAATTCCTACATTACCAAACCTCTAGACTTTAACCAATTTACCAATATCATTCATGATATTCAGCACTACTGGTTAGGTTCCTGCGTAGTGGGGCCTACCCCTCTAAACTAA
- a CDS encoding 6-pyruvoyl trahydropterin synthase family protein, protein MYSVIIRDHMMIAHSLDSEAFGPAQKLHGATYVVDAEFKSERLDENSIVIDIDIATKELQKALAPLKYQNLDELQQFEGKLTTTEFLAKYVHDTISGAMKDRFSGSLKITLGESHVAWATYEAPIEWRSF, encoded by the coding sequence ATGTACAGCGTTATTATCCGCGATCACATGATGATTGCCCATTCCCTAGATAGTGAAGCCTTCGGGCCTGCCCAGAAACTACACGGAGCCACTTATGTGGTAGATGCCGAATTTAAAAGTGAGCGTTTGGATGAAAACAGCATCGTGATTGATATTGACATTGCTACCAAAGAACTTCAAAAAGCGCTGGCACCGCTTAAATACCAAAACCTAGATGAACTGCAACAGTTTGAAGGAAAACTAACCACTACCGAATTTTTGGCTAAATATGTTCATGATACAATTAGTGGGGCCATGAAAGATCGGTTTAGTGGCAGCCTGAAAATCACGTTAGGTGAATCGCACGTAGCCTGGGCTACCTACGAAGCGCCTATTGAATGGCGCTCCTTCTGA
- a CDS encoding FAD-dependent oxidoreductase, translated as MRKGHMTVLGAGLSGALLSTLLAQKGYQVQLFEKRSDPRKSGLEEGRSINLALSHRGWSALEQAGLREKVHDQAIAMQGRMMHSKTGQLSFQPYGTEEQAIYSVSRSGLNQLLIEEAEKAGAELLFQYRCEEIYLDRGEALIHSLENKTNVLTQPDLLIGADGAYSTLRTAMQKTPRYNYSQSYIEHGYKELSIPAKNGEFAIEPNALHIWPRGGYMLIALPNADKSFTCTLFLAYEGKESFAKLNSPADVTRFFETQFPDALAVMPELTEDFFQNPTSDLVTIKCFPWSRYGKNVLIGDAAHAIVPFYGQGMNAGFEDCRIFMDLLAECNHDYAQMVQQFQSLRKPDADAVATLALQNFIEMRDLVADREFLERKKIEAELHRRFPDRWVPLYTMVTFTNIRYSEALRIGQQQDQIMRKVMKHYDYASELTDQDYERIVSLMTND; from the coding sequence ATGCGTAAAGGGCATATGACCGTTTTGGGAGCAGGCCTGTCGGGGGCACTGCTTAGTACTCTACTAGCTCAGAAAGGTTATCAGGTACAACTTTTCGAGAAGCGATCTGACCCCCGAAAATCTGGTTTGGAAGAGGGTAGATCCATTAACCTTGCGTTGAGCCACCGAGGCTGGAGCGCACTAGAACAGGCCGGGTTGCGAGAAAAAGTTCATGACCAAGCAATTGCCATGCAAGGCCGGATGATGCATAGCAAGACGGGCCAACTTTCCTTTCAGCCTTACGGCACAGAAGAACAGGCAATTTATTCGGTATCGCGCTCGGGGCTTAATCAATTACTGATAGAGGAAGCTGAAAAGGCTGGAGCGGAGTTGCTTTTTCAATATCGCTGCGAAGAAATTTACTTAGATCGAGGTGAAGCCTTAATCCACAGCTTAGAGAACAAAACGAATGTTCTCACGCAACCTGATTTACTCATTGGAGCCGATGGTGCTTATTCCACGCTACGTACGGCTATGCAGAAAACCCCTCGCTATAACTACAGTCAATCGTATATTGAACATGGTTACAAAGAATTAAGTATACCGGCAAAGAACGGCGAATTTGCCATTGAGCCCAACGCTTTACACATTTGGCCCCGAGGCGGCTATATGCTAATTGCGTTACCCAATGCCGATAAAAGTTTTACCTGTACACTATTTTTAGCCTACGAAGGAAAAGAGTCGTTTGCCAAGCTAAATAGTCCGGCCGATGTAACACGCTTTTTTGAAACCCAATTTCCCGATGCATTGGCCGTGATGCCTGAGCTTACCGAAGATTTTTTTCAGAATCCTACCTCTGATCTGGTTACCATAAAATGCTTTCCGTGGTCACGCTACGGTAAAAACGTGCTGATTGGAGATGCGGCTCACGCCATTGTTCCTTTTTACGGACAGGGCATGAACGCCGGGTTTGAAGACTGCCGAATCTTTATGGATTTACTGGCGGAGTGTAACCATGATTACGCTCAAATGGTGCAGCAGTTTCAGAGTTTACGTAAACCTGATGCTGATGCCGTAGCTACGTTAGCTTTGCAAAATTTTATTGAGATGCGCGATTTGGTAGCGGATCGAGAGTTTCTAGAGCGTAAGAAAATTGAAGCTGAACTACACCGTCGTTTTCCTGATCGTTGGGTTCCGCTGTACACAATGGTTACGTTTACTAATATCCGCTACTCCGAAGCACTGCGTATCGGGCAGCAGCAAGATCAGATTATGCGTAAAGTCATGAAGCACTACGACTATGCCTCAGAACTTACCGACCAAGACTATGAACGAATCGTATCACTAATGACTAATGACTAA
- a CDS encoding nuclear transport factor 2 family protein, with translation MKRYCLLFFVNLAFVFSAAAQSSIPLSTQNITPIDVKTEDGNKLSHLNQPPPRLLSSANTLPTETVEEIVQRQLDAYNARDIDAFMDTYADSIALYSFPNELRTKGKEAMRTTYSQLFERTPNLYAEIKNRIVIGNKVIDQEYVRAGERFIDAVAIYEVADGKIVRVTFIRG, from the coding sequence ATGAAAAGATACTGTCTTCTATTTTTTGTTAATCTAGCCTTTGTTTTCTCTGCTGCTGCTCAGTCTTCGATACCATTATCCACGCAAAACATCACGCCTATTGATGTAAAAACGGAAGATGGAAATAAACTGTCTCATCTGAATCAGCCGCCGCCACGACTGCTTTCGTCTGCTAATACACTTCCAACAGAAACCGTAGAAGAAATTGTGCAACGGCAACTCGATGCCTACAATGCCCGCGATATTGATGCTTTTATGGATACCTACGCTGACAGCATTGCGCTGTACTCTTTCCCTAATGAACTTAGAACAAAGGGAAAAGAAGCAATGCGTACTACTTACTCGCAACTATTTGAACGAACACCCAACCTGTACGCCGAAATAAAAAATAGAATTGTGATTGGCAACAAAGTAATCGATCAGGAATACGTTCGGGCTGGCGAACGCTTTATCGATGCGGTGGCTATCTACGAAGTAGCTGATGGAAAGATTGTACGGGTAACCTTTATTCGGGGATAA
- a CDS encoding hybrid sensor histidine kinase/response regulator has translation MKGGPYKLLVIETNVAGRSDWNTQELYWENQFQIDLFDDLQQAALSADRHPYDGVIISVDLLDPINNKLLSRALYLFARLPIIILSSVESPLIEQRFVKLGFQDFLVNGQYEISQLCRSIVCAIERKRLLQSYQANPILEGKPNTPQQTETLIADLMATLQPSVNELGLAIDKLNGNEVVSPTGSKSYFPLIKQSKENLEKRYIRFFHIQQSLKAIDKAIQPFMLTPTADLVMRSFSSTLDFLKAKTQLKISCHQWYGSYEAFCEILYQLVSNAIKFRSNRRQLQLQIGMRKLPNGDLKLTVADNGLGIDLRYDKGKIFQLFYQEHYRDARSGDGAGLYIVKTLVDFYRGTININSRVNQGSIISIYLPDRLSD, from the coding sequence ATGAAAGGTGGTCCTTATAAACTGCTGGTGATAGAAACGAATGTTGCAGGAAGATCTGACTGGAACACCCAAGAGCTTTATTGGGAAAATCAATTTCAAATCGACTTGTTTGACGACCTCCAGCAAGCTGCTCTTTCTGCCGACCGTCATCCTTACGACGGAGTTATTATCAGTGTAGATTTGCTCGATCCTATTAATAATAAACTGCTGAGCCGAGCTTTATATTTGTTCGCCCGCTTGCCCATCATCATACTGTCTAGTGTAGAATCTCCCCTGATAGAGCAGCGCTTTGTAAAGTTAGGATTTCAAGATTTCTTAGTTAACGGGCAATACGAAATTTCTCAGTTGTGCCGTAGCATTGTGTGTGCTATTGAGCGAAAAAGATTGTTACAATCTTACCAAGCAAACCCGATACTAGAAGGTAAACCTAACACTCCACAGCAAACAGAAACATTAATTGCCGATTTAATGGCTACCCTTCAGCCTTCTGTCAATGAATTGGGGCTAGCGATTGATAAACTCAATGGCAACGAAGTAGTGTCTCCTACTGGCTCCAAAAGCTACTTCCCACTAATAAAGCAATCTAAGGAGAACCTAGAAAAGAGATACATTCGCTTCTTCCATATACAGCAAAGCTTAAAAGCTATTGACAAGGCCATTCAGCCTTTTATGCTAACTCCTACCGCCGACTTGGTGATGCGGAGTTTTTCCTCTACCCTAGATTTTTTGAAGGCTAAAACTCAGCTAAAGATTTCGTGTCATCAATGGTATGGTTCCTACGAGGCATTTTGCGAAATTCTGTATCAGCTTGTGTCTAATGCCATCAAATTTCGCTCTAATCGCCGCCAGCTTCAGTTGCAAATAGGTATGAGAAAGCTACCCAACGGCGACCTGAAACTTACGGTAGCCGATAATGGGTTGGGCATTGACTTGCGTTACGATAAAGGGAAAATTTTTCAACTTTTTTACCAAGAACATTACCGGGATGCTCGTTCGGGCGATGGAGCTGGATTATACATTGTTAAAACGCTGGTTGATTTTTATCGTGGTACCATCAATATTAACAGTCGGGTGAACCAAGGTAGCATAATATCTATCTACTTACCAGATCGCCTTTCCGATTAG
- a CDS encoding PQQ-dependent sugar dehydrogenase, whose protein sequence is MPRYVLPLLVLITLSLFFLTSCGSSQSQEASAQDSPEVSFVRDELSVQHGQELFNQHCAACHNFQETNIGPNLSGVTSSVDKDWLVSFISNAPEMIDSGDERAQQLFKKYNLYMPAFTMLDNQQIEHILGFIHKFSQGQKKSQNNRPGGILNPVKEKIPVANLRLVLEEVLTLPASDTASPLARINKLLAIESSQGERLFIHDLRGKLYEITDRSTSQAYLDMNSEYPDFIHVPGYGTGLGSFAFHPDFEQNGLLYTTHTEPANAAPADFPLPDSIDAKLQWVLVEWKADDPKTKGFSGAQRELLRVDMVSHVHGFQEITFNPLAQPGEADYGLLYLGMGDGGAGMRYPFLCDTKEQIWTSVIRIDPLGENSANGQYGIPDDNPFINEPTAVHEVWARGFRNAHRISWDRTGSGKMFISNIGQHSVEEVNLGVAGGDYGWPNREGVLLFDPMANPELVYPLPANDSGYVYPVAQYDHDEGNAISGGFAYAGTEVPLLKGKYIFGDIPRGKIFYSEVDAMELGQQAQVYQLSIEFEGQTTDLPTLTQSRRVDLRFGLDGAGELYLFTKANGALYKVIDCKDTSALAMIDD, encoded by the coding sequence ATGCCAAGATACGTCCTACCACTATTAGTTCTAATCACTCTCAGCCTATTCTTTCTAACATCTTGTGGTTCCTCTCAATCGCAAGAAGCCTCTGCTCAAGATTCACCCGAAGTAAGTTTTGTCCGCGATGAACTGTCAGTACAGCACGGTCAGGAATTGTTTAATCAGCACTGCGCGGCTTGCCATAACTTTCAGGAGACTAACATTGGTCCCAACTTAAGTGGAGTTACCTCTTCAGTGGATAAAGATTGGCTCGTCTCTTTTATCAGCAATGCCCCTGAAATGATAGATAGCGGCGATGAGCGGGCTCAGCAACTTTTTAAGAAATACAACCTATACATGCCCGCTTTCACCATGCTAGACAATCAGCAGATTGAGCATATTTTAGGGTTTATTCATAAATTTTCGCAAGGCCAGAAAAAAAGTCAGAATAACCGTCCGGGAGGCATATTGAATCCGGTAAAGGAAAAAATACCAGTAGCCAACCTTCGGTTAGTATTAGAAGAAGTGCTAACATTACCTGCTAGTGACACTGCTTCTCCACTAGCTAGAATCAATAAATTACTGGCAATAGAGAGCAGCCAAGGTGAACGCCTCTTCATTCATGACTTACGAGGTAAACTCTACGAGATCACCGATCGTAGTACCTCGCAAGCATACTTGGATATGAACAGTGAATATCCTGATTTTATTCACGTTCCCGGCTACGGCACCGGTCTCGGTAGTTTCGCCTTCCACCCTGACTTTGAGCAGAATGGCCTACTGTATACTACGCATACTGAACCTGCTAATGCTGCTCCAGCAGATTTTCCCCTGCCCGATAGTATTGATGCTAAGCTTCAGTGGGTACTGGTAGAATGGAAAGCCGATGATCCTAAAACTAAAGGCTTCTCCGGTGCTCAGCGAGAGTTATTACGGGTAGATATGGTATCTCATGTGCATGGTTTTCAGGAAATCACCTTCAACCCACTGGCACAACCCGGCGAGGCAGACTATGGCCTACTCTACCTCGGTATGGGTGATGGTGGAGCTGGTATGCGTTACCCGTTCTTATGCGATACCAAGGAGCAAATCTGGACGAGTGTGATCCGCATCGATCCGCTAGGCGAGAATAGTGCTAACGGCCAGTACGGTATTCCTGATGATAACCCATTTATAAATGAACCTACCGCAGTACACGAAGTTTGGGCTCGGGGTTTTCGCAATGCTCATCGTATCTCGTGGGATAGAACAGGTTCAGGAAAGATGTTTATTTCTAATATTGGCCAGCATAGCGTAGAAGAAGTGAACCTGGGAGTAGCAGGGGGTGACTACGGCTGGCCCAACCGCGAAGGTGTATTACTGTTTGATCCGATGGCCAATCCTGAACTAGTTTACCCGCTTCCAGCCAACGATTCGGGTTACGTATATCCGGTGGCGCAGTACGACCACGACGAAGGCAACGCTATTTCGGGTGGTTTTGCCTACGCTGGCACTGAAGTACCGCTGCTAAAAGGAAAATACATTTTTGGCGACATTCCCCGAGGTAAAATATTCTATTCCGAAGTAGATGCAATGGAACTTGGTCAGCAGGCTCAGGTTTACCAGCTAAGTATTGAGTTTGAAGGCCAGACGACTGATTTACCAACTCTTACCCAAAGCAGGCGGGTTGACCTTCGGTTTGGCCTAGATGGTGCCGGAGAGCTTTATCTCTTTACTAAGGCTAACGGGGCACTGTACAAGGTGATAGACTGCAAAGACACTTCAGCTTTAGCGATGATTGATGATTGA
- a CDS encoding SDR family oxidoreductase, protein MNLDLTNKNAIVCGSTDGIGKACAIELATLGATITLVARNEEKLKQTRDELSTSAGQTHSYLTIDFQQPDYLKAVLQEYATNQSEIHILINNTGGPPAGPAHEASLDAFRKGFEMHVIGNQILVQALLPKMKNTGYGRIINIVSTSVKEPIPGLGVSNTIRGAVGNWAKTLSKELGQYGITVNNILPGSTETGRIHDLIKNRAANQGTTPEEVERSMKEQIPVGRFAEPAEIGYAVAFLASPAAAYISGVNLTVDGGKMSCA, encoded by the coding sequence ATGAACCTTGATTTGACTAATAAAAACGCCATAGTGTGCGGTAGTACCGATGGCATTGGTAAAGCTTGTGCGATAGAGCTGGCTACCTTAGGAGCTACCATCACGCTGGTGGCTCGTAATGAAGAGAAACTTAAGCAAACGCGAGACGAACTATCTACTTCTGCTGGACAGACTCATAGTTACTTAACTATAGATTTTCAGCAGCCAGATTATTTAAAAGCAGTATTGCAAGAGTATGCCACCAATCAATCCGAAATACATATTCTAATTAACAATACGGGAGGCCCACCCGCCGGACCTGCTCACGAAGCTAGTTTAGATGCGTTTCGGAAAGGGTTTGAGATGCACGTAATTGGTAATCAAATTTTGGTGCAAGCCCTACTGCCTAAGATGAAAAATACTGGCTACGGACGGATTATCAACATCGTCTCTACCTCGGTGAAGGAACCCATTCCGGGGTTGGGGGTTTCTAATACCATTCGGGGTGCGGTGGGCAATTGGGCTAAGACTTTATCTAAAGAATTGGGCCAATACGGAATTACCGTAAACAATATTTTACCGGGTTCTACTGAGACCGGACGCATCCATGATCTGATTAAAAACCGAGCGGCTAATCAAGGAACGACTCCCGAAGAAGTTGAGCGGAGTATGAAGGAACAGATTCCGGTAGGGCGGTTTGCTGAACCTGCTGAAATTGGTTACGCAGTGGCTTTTTTGGCTTCACCGGCTGCCGCCTACATCAGCGGAGTAAACCTAACCGTAGACGGAGGAAAGATGAGTTGCGCTTAA
- the kynU gene encoding kynureninase, with product MEELEQQASKYDQADELKHFRQKYHIPADEQGREKIYFCGNSLGLQPKAVAAAVEKELENWRTKGVEGHFAEPKPWWTYHKQLKSTLAHIVGAKEHEVVAMNNLTTNLHLLMASFYQPTSSRYKIMIEGGAFPSDHYAVESQLRWHGFDPVQALVELQPRPNEEILRTADILQAIGQHADSLALVLLPGIQYYTGQFFDLKRITEVAQEAGANVGFDLAHAVGNVPMQLHHWNVDFAVWCSYKYLNSGPGNTGGAFVHERYADNAELPRLAGWWGHQEEDRFQMKPGFKPMYGVDGWQLSNANILPLAAQSVSLEIVAEAGVDRVRQKSLKLTGFLEECIHSIDPEGKYVTIITPSNPDERGAQLSLVFASGGRQFFEKLTQSGIIVDWREPSVIRVAPAPLYNTFTEVYHFSKILSEM from the coding sequence ATGGAAGAACTCGAGCAACAAGCTTCAAAATATGATCAAGCTGACGAACTGAAACATTTCCGTCAAAAGTACCATATACCAGCTGATGAGCAGGGAAGGGAGAAAATTTATTTCTGTGGTAATTCATTGGGCCTTCAACCCAAAGCAGTGGCTGCCGCCGTAGAAAAGGAGTTGGAAAACTGGCGAACGAAAGGAGTAGAAGGGCACTTTGCTGAACCTAAACCCTGGTGGACGTATCATAAGCAGCTTAAAAGTACCCTGGCGCACATTGTGGGGGCTAAAGAACACGAAGTGGTGGCGATGAATAATCTGACGACCAATCTTCACTTGCTGATGGCTTCGTTTTATCAGCCCACCAGCAGTCGGTATAAAATTATGATAGAAGGTGGAGCTTTTCCTTCAGATCACTATGCGGTGGAAAGTCAACTTCGTTGGCATGGCTTTGACCCAGTGCAAGCACTGGTAGAGCTTCAGCCTCGGCCAAATGAAGAAATATTACGAACCGCAGATATTTTGCAAGCCATTGGGCAGCACGCTGATTCGTTAGCGCTGGTGCTCTTGCCCGGAATTCAGTATTATACTGGGCAGTTTTTTGATCTGAAGAGAATTACTGAGGTAGCGCAGGAAGCAGGAGCTAACGTTGGTTTTGATCTGGCACATGCTGTGGGCAATGTACCAATGCAACTCCACCACTGGAATGTAGATTTTGCCGTATGGTGCAGCTATAAATACTTGAACTCAGGGCCGGGTAATACCGGAGGTGCCTTTGTTCACGAGCGCTACGCAGATAATGCTGAACTACCACGTTTAGCCGGATGGTGGGGACATCAAGAGGAAGATCGCTTTCAGATGAAGCCTGGGTTTAAACCGATGTACGGGGTAGATGGTTGGCAGTTAAGTAACGCTAACATTCTGCCCCTCGCGGCCCAAAGTGTTTCTTTAGAAATAGTTGCTGAAGCCGGAGTGGACAGGGTTCGCCAAAAAAGTTTGAAGCTAACCGGATTCCTGGAAGAGTGTATTCATTCTATCGATCCTGAAGGTAAATACGTTACCATCATCACGCCTAGTAATCCTGACGAGCGAGGTGCACAATTATCGCTCGTATTTGCTAGCGGAGGAAGGCAGTTTTTTGAAAAGCTCACGCAATCCGGTATTATTGTCGACTGGCGGGAACCCAGCGTTATTCGGGTAGCTCCCGCACCTCTGTACAATACATTTACCGAAGTATACCACTTTAGCAAAATTTTGAGTGAAATGTAA
- a CDS encoding PAS domain-containing protein has protein sequence MVESPDFLNQILSNTPNLIYIFDIDANKNIYVNQEIGNLLGYSPDEIATMGDQLLSTLMHPEDFHRYQHKNLPNLMALEDGQTTEFTYRIKTKQENYRWLLSQEKVFKRNKQGKPMWILGSTQDIYRDVDIGSKLPTFQHHEEPESHYLKEELYELVKTKQRIFDFIQKSSLDGLWYWDLENPEHQWMNAEFWTTLGYEPADMSHRADAWQNIIFPEDLKTATENLTKHLADPVHPYDQLVRYRHKNNATVWIRCRGMAIRNEKGTPTRMLGAHVDVTILKEKEVELNRTKDLLEQTNTVSQVGGWEVDLVQDIVYWTETTRGIHEVAADFVPDLTTGIGFYKPGDSRGTIKRVIKKAIEKGESFDVVLQIVTARNNERWVRAIGRAHFDGDTCTRLYGSFQDVDQQVKAQEEFKVFKRFFKQSGDLMAVLDSNGIVRDINPAFAESLRAKNQKLTGQPFLSFIHANDRSGVEKHLQLGDDNEQFTRFEASLTSNQVVDWRITPDTYQKIYFIIGRDITQEQKAERAKIQARLELEEKERYLKLLADNMTDMVCLHEPNGNYLYVSPSAYTLTGYTPDELRMHPLEYYLHPDDVPTTPPKELFRTLLSNPTDASAVAESDYRFRKKNGAYIWLNTTSTAITIDGDVMALTSSSRDITAKKIAERTSVRYQKQLQRSNDELKNFAYIASHDLQEPLRMISSYLQLLEHRYKDKLDQDARDFIGYSVDGAERMKRLINALLDYSRVERRFEQRCEIDLNQVVQVVRQNLSVSMQDNNVQLHCENLPIIYGNDTLMIQLFQNLISNSIKFKSDNSVNISIGVQEKSDFWLFSVKDDGIGIEEKYQTKIFTIFKKLNSHISGTGIGLAVVKKVVELHQGEVWVQSTLNHGTTVFFTLTKAESYGNDEPNSENEISLAGGG, from the coding sequence AAACAACGGAGTTCACTTACCGGATAAAAACTAAGCAAGAAAACTACCGGTGGCTTCTTTCCCAAGAAAAAGTGTTTAAACGAAACAAACAGGGTAAACCAATGTGGATATTGGGTAGCACCCAAGACATTTATCGGGATGTAGACATTGGCAGTAAGCTACCTACTTTTCAGCATCACGAAGAGCCCGAGAGTCACTACCTGAAGGAAGAGCTATACGAACTAGTGAAGACCAAACAGCGAATTTTTGATTTCATTCAGAAGTCTTCGCTTGACGGTTTGTGGTACTGGGATTTGGAAAACCCCGAACATCAGTGGATGAATGCTGAATTTTGGACCACTTTAGGATATGAACCGGCTGATATGTCCCATCGAGCCGATGCATGGCAAAATATTATCTTCCCCGAAGACCTGAAGACAGCAACTGAAAATCTTACCAAACATTTGGCCGACCCAGTGCATCCTTACGACCAATTGGTACGCTATCGTCATAAAAATAACGCTACAGTGTGGATTCGCTGTCGGGGAATGGCGATTCGCAATGAAAAAGGTACGCCTACTCGAATGCTAGGTGCCCACGTAGATGTTACCATCTTAAAAGAAAAAGAAGTAGAACTAAACCGAACGAAAGATCTACTAGAGCAAACCAATACCGTTTCTCAGGTGGGCGGATGGGAGGTAGATTTAGTTCAAGATATTGTATATTGGACTGAAACTACCCGGGGAATTCACGAAGTAGCGGCCGATTTTGTTCCGGATCTTACTACCGGAATTGGCTTTTATAAACCGGGCGATAGCCGAGGTACCATAAAACGCGTAATAAAGAAGGCAATAGAAAAAGGTGAGTCCTTCGATGTAGTACTACAGATTGTAACCGCCCGGAATAACGAGCGTTGGGTCAGGGCTATTGGTCGGGCTCACTTTGATGGTGATACTTGTACGCGGCTCTACGGTTCTTTTCAAGATGTTGATCAACAAGTAAAAGCACAGGAGGAATTCAAAGTCTTCAAACGGTTTTTTAAGCAGTCTGGCGATTTGATGGCTGTGTTGGATAGTAATGGTATCGTTCGTGACATCAATCCTGCTTTTGCGGAATCGCTCCGGGCGAAAAATCAAAAGCTGACCGGGCAACCGTTCTTATCATTTATTCATGCCAACGATCGATCAGGAGTAGAAAAGCACCTTCAGCTCGGCGATGACAATGAACAGTTTACTCGGTTTGAAGCTAGTCTAACCTCCAATCAAGTAGTAGACTGGCGCATTACTCCCGATACCTATCAGAAAATTTATTTTATAATAGGTCGGGATATTACCCAAGAGCAAAAGGCTGAGCGTGCCAAAATACAAGCTAGACTAGAGTTAGAAGAAAAAGAACGCTACTTAAAGTTGCTAGCCGATAATATGACTGACATGGTTTGTTTACATGAACCCAACGGTAATTATCTCTACGTGAGTCCGTCGGCATACACTTTAACGGGTTACACTCCCGACGAGCTACGGATGCACCCTCTTGAGTATTACCTTCACCCTGATGATGTGCCAACCACTCCGCCAAAAGAGTTATTCAGAACATTGCTTAGCAACCCTACTGACGCATCGGCGGTAGCTGAATCTGATTATAGGTTTCGTAAGAAGAATGGTGCGTACATCTGGCTAAACACCACCTCAACTGCTATAACAATTGATGGGGACGTTATGGCTCTTACTTCCTCTTCACGAGATATTACGGCCAAGAAAATCGCCGAAAGAACATCGGTTCGTTATCAAAAACAGCTACAGCGCTCTAATGACGAACTAAAAAATTTCGCCTACATTGCTTCGCACGATTTGCAAGAGCCTCTACGTATGATTAGCAGCTACTTACAGCTACTGGAGCATCGCTATAAAGATAAGCTCGATCAAGATGCGCGCGATTTTATTGGCTATTCGGTAGATGGTGCCGAACGAATGAAACGGCTTATTAATGCACTATTGGATTACTCCCGGGTAGAACGCCGCTTCGAGCAACGTTGTGAAATTGACCTGAACCAAGTGGTTCAAGTGGTTCGGCAGAATTTGTCAGTAAGTATGCAAGACAACAATGTACAGCTTCACTGCGAAAACTTACCGATCATTTATGGGAACGATACCCTCATGATTCAACTCTTTCAAAATTTAATTAGTAATAGTATTAAATTTAAATCAGATAACAGTGTAAATATTAGCATCGGTGTCCAAGAAAAAAGCGATTTCTGGCTATTTTCAGTAAAAGATGATGGAATTGGTATAGAAGAAAAGTATCAAACCAAAATTTTTACTATCTTTAAGAAACTTAACTCTCATATCAGTGGTACTGGTATTGGTTTGGCCGTTGTAAAGAAGGTGGTAGAGCTGCACCAAGGTGAAGTTTGGGTTCAGTCCACATTGAATCACGGCACAACAGTATTTTTTACCTTAACTAAAGCGGAGAGCTATGGGAACGATGAACCTAACAGTGAAAACGAAATCAGTCTTGCTGGTGGAGGATAA